A window of Epinephelus moara isolate mb chromosome 15, YSFRI_EMoa_1.0, whole genome shotgun sequence genomic DNA:
CCCAGGACACACATGTGCGTATCTCTGCAAGGTCTTAACACCGCATACAAGTAGATACAAAATATACATGGCAATATGATTAATTTGATTATATATCGCAGGACGTATGAAAACGTATAGGGATCCTACCCCCCATGGGTGTGGATGAGGCGCCCACTTCTGAAAATGTAGTCCCCCTGCCAGTGTTTACTAACGGCTGGCCTGTgtataagaataaataaatcaatttctTTTGATGATACGTTACCTACAACTACTATCTGTACTGAATTATGTTTCCAAACCTTCAATATTGCAGGCTGCAACACCGAAAACAACACTGTTTTCAACAAAGTGCAACAAAACAAAGCCAGAAAACCTTGAGTGAAGTTACAGGGTTTGCCTTGGTTTCTCCAGAACTTTTTGTTGGGAAGGTAAACACATGCCACTACTTTATATGAGAAAGCAACACAGGAGAGACTGTGTACTTGGCCCCATGATAGAGTGGATATTTACTTTCCCAAAATTGACAAAAAGGTGTTTTGCTTCTGCATCTTTCACTCACTTTAACTCAAAGGTCAGAAAATATACTGGATCATTTACTGGCAGAAAGTGTACATAATATAaaaggtatgttttctttagtgtactTGAGAATGAGacatatctacacagggagcaggtcctcatccacatAAATCACCacgttgcaccgccatgtttctacattaGCCCTTAGAGgtcaaactaaacactggctctatacAGGGCTGCTATCGTTTTCATGTCGCTCTTTGTAGATAGCAGCCCCGCTGTGACAAGAGCATCAGAAAACACCgatgtattcagtgtttttaccagtttaaaccaccaggtctgtttgttttggagagggggagacctctgcggataattcagctcacaaAATCCTCCTGCACAATGAACACGGAAGGAaatctaaccgggagaagtttcaagtggttgcaatctgcaatcatcACTGCTAGATATtataaatccccctaaatcttgcaCGCTGTTCATTCAAGCAAGAAACAGTACAAAATagcattaaaaaatacttaagtaaggtagaaaagtacctcaaagctgtaaatgtacttagttataTTCAATGACTGATGGTGCTTGTGGTTTTAGCCCCTCAGTCTGTATCATATAGTGTGAATAACCTGTGTCTGCTCTGTTTAGCACTATGGAATTACACCCCTTGCTACACAGACAAAGTGAtgtgacagaaagagacagatgcagatgaaaaaaacaagtttaggcaggcagaaagagagaggaaaacaaaggaGGCCGACAACACAACAGGTAGGCAGGCTGCTtgacaagcagcagcagaaacagcagacaaacagacagagagacagacaggcaggcaggtggGCAGGGAGAAATCAGAACCAGTCAATGGACCATAATGGGAGTGCTTTACAGCCATATGTAGGTGGTCTTAATGATGTTTTGCTTATTACAAGCGCCGCTGATGCTTTGCTGGACTCTCCTGACTCCCTTAGATTGGTCTCTTATTGCACTTGTGCAACAATGAGTGTGATGTAtcctctgtgcacacacacacacgcagaaaaAAATGATGTCAGAGAGAAAGGATATTTAACTTAGCATCCCATTTTCTGTCCTGCTCTTAATTCCAGCTGAGCACtgcagatggaggaggaggaggaggggttggGAAGAGGGGGGGGATAACTACCTCAACTCTCCCGTGCTGGCGCTGATGTAATACTATCAAACAATGGAGTATCATACAAATCGATAGCAGATGAGATTGTGTTCAAACCActtctcttgtctttttctttacaGATCTATTTTTTTGCGATGGATTTTTATAACGGAGggggtaaagaaaaaaaacgtcacGCACACATGCGCATATAGGGTGCCACACTGACGCATCGTTTGTTGTATAGTCAACTGTTTTTTGCTGGACTGAGGCATGCCTGTAGCGGATTATTGTTTTTACCGCATTCAACAGTGTTTTCAAAGCGAGGGGCGAAAGTCAAGGCTGGAACAGTGGAGGCTCGCGTATGGAGAGGGATCCGCTAAAGTAATGCCGCTTATCCTCTGAGAATGGGGGGTGAAATCTAGGCGCTGAACTGAGGCATCACGATCCAAATGTGAAATCTCACCAGTGGTTTTCCGACGATGCCGACTTGGACACTTTTGCCATGGAGCTGCGAGCTGTAAGAgtcaaaataaacagcaggagcaggtttggtggcacaaagcTCTTTTTTGCGCATCTGGAGGGGGATAACCTACACATCGTGCAGCTATAAAGTGCGATTAAAAAATCGCCCCTATATgtggattgatttttttttcctgctctctcttctcAGCATTCCCTCAGTCAGTCGACGGATTTTTGCCATTACAGCTCAGTAGAGGGTGTCAGATTGTTCTTAGAGCACCGCGCTAGGATGAACACTGTCTTCCTCTTTTTGTGATTCCCCCCCAAATCGCGACAGCAAAGAGGGGCGAAAACGAGCGAGGCAAGACGCCGATGGATGTAAGGGGGGATGCGGGTGTTTTGCAGCGGTGGGATCGCCTCTGAAGCTCCAGCGCAGGGTGTGAATTCAGCACCAGGGGAGAGGGAACAGCTCCCGACGCCGCAACACGCAGCACGACTCGGGGAGAAAAAGGCACGGATTTGCTCGGTTTTTTCCTGCCAAGGTCAGTGTTAAACGAACTGAAAGGAGCCAGGAAGATGCGCTGGACTCTACTGTCGCTcgctgtttttgattttgatcaTAAACACGCGGAGGCTGCGAGGATTCAGTCGTGAAAGAGACGTTTATGTGGGCATTTTCAAACTGGAAGTCTGGACACAAGTGCAGGTTAGATGCAGCATGGATCTGTTATAAAAGACTGCCTTATCCTCTCCCTAAATGTCTCTATCccccctgttttttttcttctcactgaTGCAGACTGAATTCACAGCTCGTATGTCTTGAAACCGGGAATGAATTGTCCACGTTGAAAAATGCTGCTTTGGATTGTTCTGCTGAATGCGGCTCTTTGTGTTGCTAGTGGAAATGTTACAAGGGACGTTTGTAAGGAGCAGATATGCTCTTGCAACGAGATCGAGGGAGATCTGCACATAGACTGCGAAAAAAGGAGCTTCACCACTCTGCAGCATTTGACTGGCCCGAGCTCGCAGTTTTACCACTTGCTGTTGCACGGGAATTCTCTATCCAGGCTATTTCCCAACGAGTTCGCCAACTTTTACAATGCTGTGAGCCTGCAtttggaaaacaatggtttGCACGACATTGTCCCCGGCGCATTTCTGGGATTGCAGCTGGTGAAAAGGCTGCACATCAATAACAATAAGATAAGATCATTCAGGAAGAGTACATTTCTGGGGTTAGACGACTTGGAATATCTCCAAGCTGATTTTAATCTATTGAGGGATATTGACCCCGCCGTTTTCAGGGACCTAAATAAACTTGAAGTGTTAATACTTAACGACAACCTCATCAGTGCGCTACCTATAAACGTGTTTCAACATGTGCCCATTACGCATCTCGATCTGCGGGGAAACCGAATCAAAACGTTGCCTTATGAGGGGATCCTTGAGCAAATACCGGGCATTGCGGAGGTTTTGTTGGAGGACAACCCGTGGGACTGTAACTGCGACCTGGTTTCTCTTAAGGAATGGCTGGAGAACATACCGCATAACGCGCTTATTGGGAGGGTGATATGCGAGGCTCCCACCAGGCTGCAAGGGAGCGACTTAAACGAGACGTCAGAAGCGGATCTGTGCCCTTCACAGAGCGGCGGTGTGGACACCAGCCTGGTCGCCCCTCCCACCCAGGAGGAGACCTCGGAGACCGCGGCCCATGGCCCGCGTCCCACGCCTTACAAGCCCAATGGAGACACCAGTGGGCCCCCGACGCCTGGCGGCCACGGACCCAAGAGTCGCTCCAAATCTCGTGAGAACTGGCAGCTGAAAACGAAGCCCACTCCAGTGGTGACAGGTGTGAACGGGGACAGAgagcagctgcacaacatgacGTGCCCCCAGCCATGCAACTGCAAGCTGGTCGGCTCCAGACAGGGGCTGGGGGTCAACTGCGAGGGCAAAAAGATCGAGAGCTTAGCCAACCTCAAACCTAAGCCCTTTGGCGCGCACGAGCTGAACATGAGAGATAACAACATACACGCAGTGAAAAAGAACCAGCTGCTCGGCTACACCAGCCTCAACCTGCTTGATCTGGGTGGGAACAACATCAAGGTGATTGACAACAGCACTTTCCAAAACCAGAGCGAGCTCAGATGGCTGTATATGGATAAGAACTATCTGGATACGCTGATAGCAGAGATGTTTGTGGGCCTTGTGAATCTGGAATATCTCAGTTTGGAATACAACGACATCCAGCTGATAGTGGCAGGTGCGTTCAGCCCCATGCCAAACCTGAGGGTTCTGTTCCTCAATAACAACTTGCTGAAATCTTTACCAGTGGATGCTTTCCTTGGGATTTCTTTGTCCAAAATTAGTCTGCATAATAATTATTTCCCCCACCTCCCCGTGGCTGGAGTGTTAGACCAGCTCAATTCAATCATACAGATCGATTTGCACGGGAACCCGTGGGATTGCTCGTGCAACATCGTGCCCTTCAAGCAGTGGACGGAGAAACTCGGGGCCGATGTGATAGTGAGCGATCTCAAGTGTGAGTCCCCTGAAGAGTTTTGGAAGCGAGATTTCCGCTACGTCCGGAACGACCTCATGTGCCCCAAACTCTATGACAAAGTCTCCCCCACACCCCTGTCCAAAAACAGCACTTTCACCCTGGACTCGGGGACGCGCTCGAACTCTTATTTGGAGCCGAACAGGGTCTCCATCTCCGTGCTCGTCCCCGGGTTGCTGTTGGTGTTTGTCACGTCCGCTTTCACTGTCGTAGGAATGCTTGTCTTTATTTTGCGGAATCGAAAGAGATCAAAGCGGAGGGACGGGAACTCGTCCGCCTCGGAGATCAATTCCTTGCAGACAGTGTGTGACTCGTCTTATTGGCACAGCGGGCCTTACCACGCAGACGGGGGCGCGCACCGGGGCTTCGACTGCAGCACGCACCTCTCCACGACAAATGATGCGTAAAAGGGACTCTGCTGTAGTCTAGTACAATAAGCCCACACCAGACTGGATTACAAacagtcacacagacagactgacgcACAGAAATGACTGATCCGCTTTTTTGTTCGTCCAGAGGGCGAACACAGACTTGtttatgtcttgttttctcCAGTTGAACCAAGTAAgtcagtctgctgctgctgcacaggcCCCACTCTGTAATATATGTATATGCCAAGCCCCCCTGGCTAaaacccctccctccctcctcctcccagttCTGCTATTTGCCGCAATCGGACTACGGATCTGTATGAGAcagaaaagagggagaaaaaggagCGAGGGAGagggcgtgtgtgtgagagggagagaaagagaaagagagaaagcgAGAGCAAAGACCGAGGACCCGGGGAATGGTGCACGAACGcatgaatgtaaatgtaaatactcGGACCGATGTATCATAATCTGCATGATGATATTTCGCATGGtttcaacacacaaacacacacacacgcgcgcgcgcgcgcgcgacGGCGAGGAACCATAACCACCATAACCAACAAAGAAGCGACCCTTTCATGTTATATCAATATGACAATATATAGATATTAAGAATTATATATGACTATTACAAAGTGCCATTTCTCTATTTTTTGTGAACCTGCAGTTAGgatttgtatttgttgttttaaacttgtttggagaaaagagaagaaaaaaaaatcaataacggATGACTATCGGAAAGGAGCGATGGAAGTGAAGCTGTCAGTGcatgttcttttttctgtttgttatcATTTGATTGTCGATAAATATTGGGGTTATTTATACCGTACTAGATGGTGCAGATTAAATCCATGTCTGCGCAGTCATCTCCTTTATGAATGTAAAACTGTGTTATTTTATGGTGTGCCAATTGTTGACTTTCAGATATTCAGACATGCAGATGAGCATGACCAATTAACGTCACTCAGATGCTTATGCTGCAAAGTTAATGTAGCTAAAATAACAGTTCCGTGGTTTTGTGTGTCAATGAATATAGCCTGCTTTggggtgagaggaaaaaaaatatatcaagaAGTCATTTAAATGGGGGGTTTATACCATCATATTTTTTCAACAACTGAGCAAAGAAGTGTTTTCAATTTGAGCTATGTAATTCGATCTATGTAAACAGCGCAGGTAGACAGATATAGACTAGaatgctttttttaatgtcagaaaaaaaagtattcctCCACAAAAAAGCTTATGGCTATGATTCACTTTCATCATATTGTGAGCTTTTGTAAAGCCATCTAATCTTGTCCAAATAAGAGAACTGAAACTCACTGTATTTACTACAAAATGTGCTTGAAACAGGCTGTttttggggtgtgtgtgtgtgtgtgtgtgtggggtgtgtGGGTGGGGGTTCTTGCTTTCTAACAAACCAACCGGAGCCATGCTATGGAGAGAACTCAGCATGTGGCCAGTCCAtaagacacaggaagtgtcacTGAGGGGGGAcgaagagacagagaaaaaaaaaggcacacacacacatatacgcaGGAGGTAATTTGATAATGCAAGATGCCTTTTTCAATTCAGCATTTTGAACTTGAGATACTCTTCTCGGGAGGGGAGGGCAGGGGGGGTCGCATGGTATTTTGTGGGCTCGTGAAAACAATGCCATGACTGAATACCTGTTTTGCAGAGCTCAGCTGTCGGGTCTGCTGCTTAGCCTATACTGCTTTAACTGAGCGtggatttggaaaaaaaaaaaaaagaagaattaaaTCGTTGGGGCATACAAGTATTCAAAAAATCTCTGCAGTGTCTAAAACAGAATGTGCAAtctcatttttttccatttatttgtAATTATAATGTAATATTCCAGTGCTAGTGACATCTTTTGACTTTGCCAATTGATTTCCTCTTAAAGAAACCCATTCTAAGACGCCTAATTTAGACCAGATCTCAGCATAATTCGGCAACAATCTAGCTAAGATGCCATGGCCCATCGCAATGAGAGTGTACAGAGTTGATGTGAGACGGGCTTACACCCCCTAACTCTCCCTCACCCTCCTTCCTGTTCCCCCAGCTCGCAGGCCTCCAGTATCCCCTCCAGTATACAGACTatcgctgtccatggtgctgaatcACTTCCCCTGCTTTCTCCGTCTGCCTGTGTGAGGACAAATGAGCGAGAGAGATGTTGCGTGCCAATTCGCATGTATGTGTACACACCCCTTCCTGTCCCTGCTgtcacccctccctcccccccatTACAAACATGTAACCATGTGCAGCTTGACCTTGGGGACTAACATTTCAGTGACACTCATCATCCCTCCCTTAGTGCATTTCTATCCTTCCCCCTTCAACTTCCCTGCTTTTCTGTCCAGTCACACTGGGTGGTGGTGGCAGCGGTGGTGGTGACTCGAGGTTGGGGGGTCTAGGGGTAACTACGTGTCTCTTCTGTGGAGTATTACTGTGCCACAGCCCACTGATGATTTGTCATAATTTTCAAAACGCTGTGTTTCAAAGTTACATTTATATGCTTTGCGATATTTGACCTGCTTCTATTTTGTTAAATAAAGTGTGGTTGAggttgagtaaaaaaaaaaaagacaaaatgtttgAGTTAATGAGATATGTGACAGGTTTGATTTATCATCTACGCATATTGTTTTGCATAAGGGTTTACATATACTCAGATATACTCAAAATAAGGTTTAAGTGATGCTATTTCTTTATTGTGTTCACTATGAGGGAGGTTTTTACACTGTATTGCATTGTCATATTAGTTTTAGACTATCTTATCATGACTCTTGGATGCTAGCTCCTCAGTGCCCTGGAGAGACAATGACACATTTAGATTCTTGCTGCAGTGCCGGCTGTATTATCATTCAACTGGCGCCACTACAACGTGAAATACCCACAATATATTACAATAATTTTGACTGTAAAAAATCAGCAATGTTATGAATGTTTAAATGAATAGAAGACACTGCTGTGGGGTTCCTATTATATGtaatggaaaaaatgcaaatgcaataTGTTGTTCCAATTATAGTGGATAATAGATCTTCAGCACCTTCCAGATGAATCCAGTGGAGATCTGTTTCTGTCAGGTGTTGCTGTGCTGTGGGTCCGTGTGACTCAACGTCTAACAGTAGGCCCCATTCATTAATGCGATGGATAATAGCTGTTGGAAACACAGCCGAGTGGAGTAGCCTCTTTTACACGCTGGGCACACAGCACTCCAACACTGTTGTGGCCCAGCAGGCCTGCCGTAGATCGTGTGATAGCCCCCCCCCCTGAGGAGCTGGCAGTTGATGCAACACTTCCAGCAGGGATAACATTATCCGCACACCTCATACACTCCGCTTTGGTGCAAGTCTCCACGGTCCCGCTTTGGTTTAAGTCTGGGCCATTTAATCCAGAGGGTGTgggtaatagtttgctctgtaTTTGGAAgctgtgcttttttttgctgcagGGTTGCTTCTCTGTGAAAAAGGTGCACCTGTGGCTGGTTAGTCATCAGTTGGAAATCCCATTACAGCTTGAACACCCACGACTAACatcatgtcttgtttttgtgCTACCTCGGGCACAcctacattgtttttttgtatcgCATTTATGTTGTTCGTTTGAGGTAATAATCTGGATAACTGGCCACAAGATCCCAAGCAGGTAGCGTTTGAAACAAATTGTACTGCAGCAGGGAGGAAAATCACTCTGGAAATGATACAATCTGTCATTGAGCatatttatatcttgcttgTGATGTCTCAGATTCATGCAGAGTTACAAATGGCAGCGTGATAATGGGAAAATCAATCCAAAGCACAAGTCTCTCCCTTTTAATTAGCACTAACGCGTTGGTGGCTAGCCTTTCACTGACTCCCAATGGTCACACTCAGTGTGCCTGCTCTTGTTTAGGTTTTGTAAAAATCCCCAAAAGCTTTCAAGCTCCAGTATTAGCCTTTGATGTTAGCTTTGATGAGAGTCCCATGTGTTGCACTGAGGAGTTGCCAATAGTCCAAACTCTGCAGCCACTGCAACCCTTGCTGCAGGTTCGAgcctgtgggtgtgtgtagTAGTGATTATCTGGCATTATCCCCAGGGATTTCTTGGTGTTACTCCCAGATATTATTATTAGCCCATCCGCTTGCAAAGCACTTGGCCTATAAGTCTCAGTGGTTGGGTTTTATTAGCGGTTATGTTCTTTGCGAGCCACAATGGTTACTGCGTGGAGTACCCTCCATTCTTTAATGTTGTAGAATCAGTGCCACTGATTGAGTTTGGCATTAGCCTGGAATGTGATGGAGTGTTTTACATgacaggaaacgcagcaggCGCTAGCTTGTGTAATCACTGTGCTTGTTAATATACCTTTCAATATGCAAACATATCCTAAAAACACATCTCCGATATAATTACACCAACAAAGAGAAATCTTTAGGGGgtaaaagtgtgtttgtgctgggTGGAGTTCTGCCTGCAGCCTTACTGTTCTCAATACTGTAAAGCATTGTTAGAGCAGCTAATCAGTCTTACATTGTTGTGTATTTGGCTTCATGACAGCCAAACAAGAGTCAGTGTGGGGTGGAGCTTTAGATCACACACGCAACAAAGCAGCAATACATGAAATAACTCCAGTAAAAGTTGCATAGTTTTGAAGCAGCTCCAGGAGTTAAGACGTGGGCAGATAAATCAATCAAAACACAACCAGTTCACACATCTCAAACCTTACTCATATTTCCCACGTCTGCCAGACAGACTATAGAGCAAACATCCAGCGTAATTAAAAGGATCTCGACTCATAATTGACCCAGATCTGATGTCAACCCACTGCGCGCTGGCCCACGTCACACCGCCGAGCGGGGCCTTTAATCAAGATGAGTGAATGGCCTACCGAGTGTTTCCTCCAGCTCTAAGTAATCCTCTTCTTCCAGCCCCCACTTATCGATTATCTCATTGATTTCATTTAGCGGCCACACGCGTCCCCCATCCCTCACCAGCGTTTCAGGCTTTATGTGGCTCCACCTGATCTGATTACACCGCTCAAACGGGAGCTACAACCGCAACACAAAATGGAGTTTGTTTGCAGTCATAAAGTAAGGATGTGGAGATTTGTTCAGGGGAAGAAAGCTGCGTCAGACATTCTAACAGACTCCTCCGTTCAAGGCTAACTTCATTAAATGACCCCCCCCCTTCTGCACGTATAAGTGGGTGGATGTATGGCCACGCACATACTGTCCAGCTTGACACCAGGGCTATAA
This region includes:
- the LOC126401853 gene encoding SLIT and NTRK-like protein 1 — its product is MLLWIVLLNAALCVASGNVTRDVCKEQICSCNEIEGDLHIDCEKRSFTTLQHLTGPSSQFYHLLLHGNSLSRLFPNEFANFYNAVSLHLENNGLHDIVPGAFLGLQLVKRLHINNNKIRSFRKSTFLGLDDLEYLQADFNLLRDIDPAVFRDLNKLEVLILNDNLISALPINVFQHVPITHLDLRGNRIKTLPYEGILEQIPGIAEVLLEDNPWDCNCDLVSLKEWLENIPHNALIGRVICEAPTRLQGSDLNETSEADLCPSQSGGVDTSLVAPPTQEETSETAAHGPRPTPYKPNGDTSGPPTPGGHGPKSRSKSRENWQLKTKPTPVVTGVNGDREQLHNMTCPQPCNCKLVGSRQGLGVNCEGKKIESLANLKPKPFGAHELNMRDNNIHAVKKNQLLGYTSLNLLDLGGNNIKVIDNSTFQNQSELRWLYMDKNYLDTLIAEMFVGLVNLEYLSLEYNDIQLIVAGAFSPMPNLRVLFLNNNLLKSLPVDAFLGISLSKISLHNNYFPHLPVAGVLDQLNSIIQIDLHGNPWDCSCNIVPFKQWTEKLGADVIVSDLKCESPEEFWKRDFRYVRNDLMCPKLYDKVSPTPLSKNSTFTLDSGTRSNSYLEPNRVSISVLVPGLLLVFVTSAFTVVGMLVFILRNRKRSKRRDGNSSASEINSLQTVCDSSYWHSGPYHADGGAHRGFDCSTHLSTTNDA